Part of the Phragmites australis chromosome 23, lpPhrAust1.1, whole genome shotgun sequence genome is shown below.
atccatggcgtatggcacgagtagAAGAAATTGCAGATGATGGactcatcgcatcctcttgtagccgtgacgcagacttatggttgaccacatgcttcttgttgtacatgaactgcgtagaagtatattctccagaacgtgtacagaggcagttcgggtatcgacaggtggtgccagtaccaccaccacgagacgccggacgggcgcacgagtaagtgtgttattgtatgttgccttagtacattggttatccatattaacaaattataactgtttatgtaaCGTATAGGAGGAGCTCACAGGGGGGTGGAGGCATGCAGAACTGGGCATCCAAGAATGCCGACTACATACGGAGGTGGACAGAGTCAGCTGCGGTCGATGTCATCATtactgctggacaatacgacgaggccacgtactgggactaccttgcttggtaccgtccgcgcacgcgtgccaccttactcagcggacctgtacagccgggccccagacccttccccgaggatcgtgcccgcctacttcatgttgtggtaagtgatgtgtTACTTATAATGgttttctttagaaaatcaatgtattactgacatgtccctcatcttatacagactgaagaggcgtatgagatgcatacgcaAGCGGATCAAGCTTTTGGGGAACCAAGCAGGTCATCATCGCAGAGGGATCGTAACCCTCTCCGGGAGTACATGAGGACAAGAGGATCCCGCTTCCTAaacgctatacgtggtctaggtgggtgtgccccgcaatggagggggtacgaccaacatgccatggacccgtctcgtgcctcccacagcaggcggtcATCCAGTGCTCGTGAGGAACCCGTCCGGTCAGAATCACGACATACATCTTCCGCTTCGGTGCGTCATGTCTCATGTTCCGgtgctgaggccgaggagtgcacgcagcctcctgcgcccgagcaggttacgctgggttcactagcacctccggctacgatgacacctccggcTGCAGCATCTACTCATCAGGAGGACGTCGTTGACTACACGCAACagaccccttgctggagcgACCCTAATGCGTTTGACTGGGGTGCTGCAATGCATGCGACCGCCACCTTCACTGATCTACTTGGCGGACAGTCCTCCCATGATCTCAATGAACCTGGAAGTTCACATTGGTACCAGCatggcgagccttcggcaccctggactccatcggagcacgttctagggccgtccacacttccgcacgaggatccttcggcatggtacatgcagaGCCGAGTAAGCGGggcgggatacacgttcggtggggttcccacagggcaggcagatgatgatgaagacgaccaagggcacgcaaggcaggggcctgcgcaggctgctgggatgagagccacacacccgccagacgcttacacgccTGGAGATTGTGTGAGGCATCGTCGCCGTTGAGTAGCCAGGACAATttgtcatgacacatgtattattgattttaatgtcgaggtcatccctattatgtcttattcactgtattgttaatttaagaaattctcagtacagaggaaacaatagtagttgtaaagcataagtagcatAGAACCCGGTACAGAGGTTACACATAAAGAACGGacaa
Proteins encoded:
- the LOC133905966 gene encoding uncharacterized protein LOC133905966, yielding MARVEEIADDGLIASSCSRDADLWLTTCFLLYMNCVEVYSPERVQRQFGYRQVVPVPPPRDAGRAHERSSQGGGGMQNWASKNADYIRRWTESAAVDVIITAGQYDEATYWDYLAWYRPRTRATLLSGPVQPGPRPFPEDRARLLHVVTEEAYEMHTQADQAFGEPSRSSSQRDRNPLREYMRTRGSRFLNAIRGLGGCAPQWRGYDQHAMDPSRASHSRRSSSAREEPVRSESRHTSSASVRHVSCSGAEAEECTQPPAPEQVTLGSLAPPATMTPPAAASTHQEDVVDYTQQTPCWSDPNAFDWGAAMHATATFTDLLGGQSSHDLNEPGSSHWE